Genomic segment of Synechococcales cyanobacterium T60_A2020_003:
CAGTTTTCTATTATTTCAGTACACCCGTCGCCGCTCGATGATTCGGAAAACGTTGAAAAAGGTTTACCTGGATCAATCGGCGGTGACCGATGAACTGGTGGAGGATATCTATCGCCCGTCTTGCGATCCCGGTGCGGCGAAGGTGTTTGCGTCCGTATTCAAATCTCCCAAAGGCGAGACTGTGGATCAACTCTTGGCGCGTCTGTCCTGTCCGCTGATGCTGATTTGGGGAGAAGGCGATCCCTGGATGAATACCCGTGCCCGCAGTGCCCAGTTTCGGCAGCACTACGCCAACCTCACCGAACATTTTCTTCAGGCAGGCCACTGTCCCCATGATGAAGTCCCCGATCAGGTGAATCTGCTGATTCGAGATTGGGTTCTTCAACGTCCAGAGCTGGCAACAGCGGGGATTCAATAACGGGGTCGGGATCCTCTTGGAGAATGTAGAGCGGGACGGGAATGGAGGGAGGCACGGTTTGGACAGTAACCTCTGGCGTTTCCAACAGGATGGATTCTGACTCTGGGGGA
This window contains:
- a CDS encoding alpha/beta hydrolase, with protein sequence SFLLFQYTRRRSMIRKTLKKVYLDQSAVTDELVEDIYRPSCDPGAAKVFASVFKSPKGETVDQLLARLSCPLMLIWGEGDPWMNTRARSAQFRQHYANLTEHFLQAGHCPHDEVPDQVNLLIRDWVLQRPELATAGIQ